A section of the Saccopteryx leptura isolate mSacLep1 chromosome 4, mSacLep1_pri_phased_curated, whole genome shotgun sequence genome encodes:
- the MTX3 gene encoding metaxin-3 isoform X2 has product MAASLELSCWGGGWGLPSVHSESLVVMAYAKFSGAPLKVNVIDNTWRGSRGDVPILTTEDNVVSQPAKILNFLRKQKYNADYELSAKQGADTLAYIALLEEKLLPAVLHTFWVESDNYFTVTKPWFASRIPFPLSLILPRRMSKGALTRILLTRGEPPLYHLREVEAQIYRDAKECLNLLSNRLGTSQFFFGDTPSTLDAYVFGFLAPLYKVCFPKVQLQGHLKQLSNLCRFCDDILNSYFRLHLGDG; this is encoded by the exons ATGGCGGCCTCCTTGGAGCTCAGttgctggggagggggctgggggctcccATCGGTACACAGCGAGTCCTTGGTGGTAATG GCTTACGCCAAATTTTCTGGTGCACCCTTGAAAGTCAATGTCATAGATAACACCTGGAGAGGTTCAAGAG GAGATGTGCCAATTTTGACAACTGAAGACAACGTTGTTTCTCAACCAGCAAAAATTCtaaactttttaagaaaacag aaatataatgctgATTATGAACTTTCAGCAAAACAAGGGGCAGACACACTGGCTTACATTGCTCTCCTTGAAGAGAAGCTTCTTCCTGCAGTG CTTCATACATTCTGGGTTGAGAGTGACAATTACTTTACTGTGACAAAGCCATGGTTTGCTTCACGAATTCCCTTTCCCTTGAGTTTGATCCTTCCTAGAAGAATGTCTAAGGGAGCACTGACTCGGATTTTACTGACCAGAGGAGAGCCTCCCCTCTACCACCTCCGAGAAGTGGAGGCACAG ATATACAGAGATGCCAAGGAGTGCCTAAACCTTCTGTCAAACAGATTGGGAACATCTCAGTTTTTCTTTGGAGACAC ACCTTCTACCTTGGACGCCTATGTGTTTGGTTTTCTTGCACCTCTTTATAAAGTATGCTTCCCTAAAGTCCAGTTACAAGGACATTTGAAACAGCTCTCCAATCTGTGTCGCTTTTGTGATGACATCCTAAACAGTTATTTTAGGCTTCATCTTGGAG